One part of the Phoenix dactylifera cultivar Barhee BC4 chromosome 4, palm_55x_up_171113_PBpolish2nd_filt_p, whole genome shotgun sequence genome encodes these proteins:
- the LOC120110527 gene encoding uncharacterized protein LOC120110527 produces MGLPRERIGTCLTLLGPCSLSPPSLPNSGQKHFLLPSMLLIGCPLQSWAWTLLICGSLARIHNTRIFTSSAPPSGRFKSGLVYTRRSTAPTIVAAPPAVSSPPVELNVVSSDPAATVVPVLDVINSESSTHFFLRRLLQHSYLLMSGALLGLLGFQTYIASHITVSLQLWPTLQSLLVILKLRTNSVGDLLCRRNLMLS; encoded by the exons atggggttgccgAGAGAAAGAATAGGCACCTGCTTGACATTACTCGGACCTTGCTCCTTGAGTCCTCCATCCCTTCCAAATTCTGGACAGAAGCACTTTCTATTGCCGTCTATGTTATTAATAGGCTGCCCTCTCCAGTCTTGGGCATGGACACTCCTCATTTGCGGCTCTTTGGCAAGAATCCACAATACCAGGATCTTCACATCTTCGG CCCCTCCATCTGGACGTTTTAAATCAGGTTTGGTTTATACTCGCCGCAGTACTGCACCCACCATAGTTGCGGCTCCCCCTGCAGTTTCTTCACCTCCAGTGGAGCTCAATGTTGTCAGTTCTGACCCTGCTGCCACTGTTGTTCCTGTGCTGGATGTTATCAACTCAGAATCTTCTACTCACTTTTTTCTAAGGAGGCTACTCCAGCATTCTTACCTACTAATGTCAGGCGCTCTACTAGGTCTACTCGGCTTTCAGACATATATAGCTTCTCACATAACTGTCTCTCTGCAACTCTGGCCAACATTGCAGTCCCTACTTGTTATTCTCAAGCTACGAACGAACAGTGTTGGAGACTTGCTATGCAGGAGGAACTTGATGCTCTCGTAG
- the LOC120110650 gene encoding uncharacterized protein LOC120110650, with product MEKHEAVCINFTRRNYSTWEFQFQTLLQGKKLWGYIDGSIKLPAETEVEKRAEWIATDPGIRSWILKSVDSHIVLSLRSYSTAKQMWDYLKLVFNHDNNARRYQLELEIANFFQGNLSIQEYYSGFLNLWTEYSGLIQAKVPAEGLAVVHQVHAASQKDQFLMRLRLEFEATRSALLNREVTPSLVVCLG from the coding sequence ATGGAGAAGCATGAAGCTGTTTGCATCAATTTCACAAGGAGGAATTATTCGACTTGGGAGTTTCAATTTCAAACTCTTCTTCAAGGCAAAAAGCTGTGGGGCTATATTGATGGCTCCATAAAGCTCCCAGCAGAAACTGAGGTTGAAAAAAGGGCTGAATGGATAGCCACTGATCCAGGAATTCGTTCCTGGATTCTCAAGTCTGTTGACTCTCATATAGTTCTGAGCCTTCGTTCATATTCCACTGCAAAACAGATGTGGGATTACCTCAAACTTGTGTTCAATCATGACAATAATGCTAGGCGCTATCAGCTTGAGTTGGAGATTGCCAATTTCTTTCAAGGCAATTTATCAATTCAGGAGTATTACTCAGGTTTTCTTAATCTATGGACTGAGTATTCTGGCCTTATTCAAGCTAAAGTTCCTGCAGAAGGCTTGGCTGTTGTGCACCAAGTCCATGCCGCGAGCCAAAAGGATCAATTTCTCATGCGTTTGCGTCTTGAATTTGAAGCTACTAGATCTGCCTTGCTTAACAGGGAGGTCACTCCCTCTCTAGTTGTTTGCCTAGGATAG